From Pirellulales bacterium, a single genomic window includes:
- a CDS encoding DUF1080 domain-containing protein: MKWTLPICGVCMAAIAGLTRLSIAQNATPTTAPTASAASTSQPTSAPDAPLPAGMTHLFDGKTLAGWRQIPPEQWIVKDGALVSLGKGRGVIATQGQYGRYRVIFDIRHVSAEPKQDHPACVLFFCTNPAENEKPLDMLGAVQFMVPQGFHWDYRPGKNNSGKEFFTSITKSKADPLKWSRVELLVDAESGAARLAVAQPPGAPAIEIARFKDPAAGKKGPFAIQMHNGGLVDEYANIAIEENPKVDELITMQK, encoded by the coding sequence ATGAAGTGGACGCTTCCGATTTGCGGTGTTTGCATGGCAGCGATCGCTGGACTGACTCGGCTGAGCATCGCCCAGAACGCGACTCCTACCACCGCGCCGACGGCCTCAGCAGCGTCGACCTCCCAACCTACGTCGGCGCCCGACGCGCCGCTGCCTGCTGGCATGACCCATCTGTTTGACGGGAAAACCCTGGCGGGCTGGAGGCAGATTCCGCCGGAACAGTGGATCGTGAAGGACGGCGCGCTGGTGAGCCTGGGCAAGGGCCGGGGAGTCATCGCCACGCAGGGGCAGTATGGCAGGTACCGTGTGATCTTTGACATCCGCCACGTGTCGGCGGAACCCAAGCAGGATCATCCCGCATGCGTGCTGTTCTTCTGCACCAATCCCGCGGAGAATGAGAAGCCGCTGGACATGCTGGGAGCTGTGCAATTCATGGTGCCGCAGGGCTTCCACTGGGACTACCGTCCCGGGAAGAACAACTCAGGAAAAGAGTTCTTCACATCCATTACAAAATCGAAAGCGGATCCGTTGAAGTGGAGCCGGGTGGAGCTGCTGGTGGACGCCGAGTCGGGCGCCGCCCGCCTGGCGGTTGCACAGCCGCCGGGCGCGCCCGCGATCGAGATCGCCCGGTTCAAGGACCCAGCGGCGGGAAAGAAGGGGCCATTCGCCATTCAGATGCATAATGGCGGGCTAGTGGACGAATATGCCAACATCGCCATCGAGGAGAATCCGAAGGTCGATGAACTGATTACCATGCAGAAATGA